One window from the genome of Bufo bufo chromosome 4, aBufBuf1.1, whole genome shotgun sequence encodes:
- the YWHAQ gene encoding 14-3-3 protein theta, producing the protein MTDRNDCIQKAKLAEQAERYDDMAANMKAVTECGDELSNEERNLLSVAYKNVVGARRSAWRVISSIEQKTESSDKKQQMVKEYREKVESELKSICDTVLTLLNEFLISKSTQPESQVFYLKMKGDYYRYLAEVATGEERARTIQDSQDSYQEAFEISKQKMQPTHPIRLGLALNFSVFFYEILNSPEKACQLAKTAFDEAIAELDTLNEDSYKDSTLIMQLLRDNLTLWTSDAAGEDNDAGEPAVENN; encoded by the exons ATGACAGACAGAAACGATTGCATCCAGAAGGCCAAGTTGGCGGAACAGGCGGAGCGCTACGATGATATGGCGGCCAACATGAAGGCTGTGACAGAATGCGGGGACGAGCTGTCCAACGAAGAGCGGAACCTTCTTTCTGTGGCTTACAAGAACGTGGTTGGCGCACGGAGGTCAGCATGGAGGGTCATCTCCAGCATTGAGCAGAAGACGGAGAGCTCTGACAAGAAGCAGCAGATGGTCAAAGAGTACAGGGAGAAAGTGGAGAGCGAACTGAAATCTATATGTGATACTGTGCTG ACCCTGCTTAATGAATTCCTAATCAGTAAATCCACCCAGCCGGAGAGCCAGGTCTTCTATCTGAAGATGAAGGGCGACTACTACCGATACCTGGCAGAGGTGgccactggagaggagagagccc GTACAATACAAGACTCGCAAGACTCTTATCAAGAAGCATTTGAAATCAGCAAACAGAAAATGCAGCCAACACATCCCATCCGCTTGGGCTTGGCCCTGAACTTCTCTGTATTCTTCTATGAAATTCTTAATAGTCCTGAAAAGGCATGTCAACTGGCAAAGACT GCGTTTGATGAAGCCATTGCAGAACTCGACACCCTTAATGAAGACTCCTACAAAGACAGCACACTTATCATGCAGTTGCTTAGAGACAACCTAACA TTATGGACATCAGATGCTGCAGGAGAGGACAACGATGCTGGAGAACCAGCAGTGGAAAACAACTAG